Part of the Rhizobiales bacterium NRL2 genome is shown below.
CGACATAGGCGAGGCCGTTCGCCACCCGGACCGCGCTGGCCGTCTCGCTGCCGGCATCGCCGAACTGGATCTGGTCGAGCACCGCGCCGTTGCCGGCCGAAAGCCGCTGGACATAGGCGTCCTGCCCGCCCTGGTGGGTCTGGCCGGAAAGGGCGCCGGCGCTGGCGCCCGCCACGACGACATTGCCGTCGGCGTCGAAGTCGACCGCGAAGGCCGCGTCGACCGCCTGCGGGCCCGTGTGGCGGGTCCACTGCGCTTCGCCGCCCGAGTCGTAGAGGGTCACGAAGCTGTTGATGCCGTTGTCGGGGGAGGCTTCGGTCAGGGGCTTGTTGGCGCGGCCTGAAATGGCGACCGAGCCATCGTCGGAGACGGCCAGGCCATAGCCTTCGGCGGTGTCGGTCGAGCCGACGAGCCGCCGCCAGACCTCGTTGCCGGCGGCGTCGTAGCGGGTCAGGAAAACGTCCTTCTCGCCGCCGACGACCTGCCCGCCGATGTCGCCGGAGGTGGTGCCCAGCACGAACAGCTCGCCATTGGGACCGAGAGCGGACGCGGCGATCTGGGAGACACCGTCCTCGACCTCGGTCTTGGCGTCGAAGGCCTGGGTCATCGCACCGTCGAGCTCGGTGAACTTGCGCACGCTGCCCTTGGCGAACTCGCCATTGCCGGAGGTGCCCGCAACATAGACCGCCGCGTCGCCGTCGACCGGGGTCAGCACGACCTCCTCCAGGATGGAGCGCGTGACCTTCAGGCCGAATTTTCCTTCCCCATCGCCATAGGTGAAGAACCGCGTCGTCACCCCGGCGGCTTCCAGTTGCGTATTGATGTGCTCGGAGATGTTGCCGAGCGTCTTCGAGGCGCCGATGTCCGCCAGGTCGATGGCGATGTCGAAGACGGAGCCGTCGCTCTTGGTGACGTTGATGTTGAAGCGCGTATTCGAATCCAGACCCGGAACCGCGTCGCCGACGCTGCTCATCAGCCGCCGACCCTCGTACTCCGAGGACGAGCGGGGGATGCGCGCGTCCGTCTCGGCCTTCGTCTCGAGCGGCCCGGCGATGAGCTTCACGCCCGACAGCTGGGACTTGGCGACGAAATCGAAGATCTCGCTCTCGTAGCGCTCGAACTGCTTCTGGAGCTGGCCGCGCACCAGGTCGGCGCGCTTGTCCTCTGCGGCGAAGGCCGCCAGGGCCTGCATCTTCTTCATCCCCTTCCACATCCGGAAGAGGTTCTCCTGGGTCTTGGTCAGGTCGGAGCGCAGGCCCTCCCCGGTGCCTGCGAAAAGGTTGTTCCGCGACAGGTGCTCGCCCAGTTCGTCCGGCAGATCGAGCAGGCCCGCCGGCTTGTCCCACGGGGCGATGACGTCCGGGCCGCGGCTGCCGGCGGCGGTCGGCGCGACGCCGCGAGCGACCGCGTTCTGCGCCAGCTTGGCGTTGAACGCGCCCTGCAGCAGCGAGCTGTCGATCGAGAACAGCGTGATTGTCCGCGTCTGACTGTCGTTTCCGCCGAATATGCCGACCATGGCCCTTTTCCGGGAGGGAGTTCTCCACCTGTCATTGGGCGCGGCGAGCGCTTAAGGATCGATTAACGCAGGCCGGTTCAGCAGCTGTTAACGGCTTCCGGGCTACACTTTTCCGATGAACCTGAAACAGCCGGATCTCGGGCGGAAACGATGAAGAAACTGATCATTTTCGGTGCGCTCGGCCTGCTGCTGGCCGGCGGCGGCGGTGCGGCCTTCATGATGATGTCGGGCGGCGAGTCGCCCGCCCAGGCGGAGACGGCGGCCATCACGCCGCCGTCGGAGCCCATCTACCTGCGCATGGAGGGTCTGACGGCGCCGATCATCCGCGCGAACCGAATCCGCCACTACATCTTCCTGAACGTGACCATGGAGATGGCGAGCAGCACCGCACGCGATGAGGCCATGACGCTGAAACCGCGATTGCATGACGCCTTCCTGCGGGAGTTCTACGGCCGCTCGGTGACCGACAAGGACGGCTCGGGCCGCATCGACTTCGAATCGGTGAAGAACCGCCTGGTCAAGCAGGCCAACGAGGTGCTGGGCGAAGGGCAGGTGATCGACGTGCTGGTCACGCGCGCCATGCGCGGCGCGGGCTAGGTCAGCCGCGTTTCAGCTCGACCGGCCGCCCGTGAGGCGTGGCGAGATAGGCCTGCCGCCAGGCGTCCCTGCGTTCGTCCAGTTGCGCTGCGCCGGCGAGTCCCTTTTCGGCGCAGAGCCGCTCCAGCGCCGCCAGCCAGTGCCGGTAATAGGTGTCGCCCCGGTCGGCGTCGCCGGCAGTCCTGGCGCGGTCGATCTCCGCCGACAGCGTCGCCGCCCACTCCGCCCAGGTGAAATGACCCTGCTCGTGCAGCCGCACGGTGAGCGCGAAGGCTTCCGCCTCCCAGGGTTCGGCGAAGACGGGGCCGTCGGCGTCGCGCGGCAGGCCGGGCAGGTCCGCGGGCGCGCTCATGCCGTCTCCAGGTGCGGTTCCCAGAGGTCCACCATGACCGCGCCGCCGAAGGCGTCCGGACCCCAGATTTCCTTCGCGTCGAAGCGGACGGTGTAGAGATGCTCGCCCCGGCGCTCGCCATGCGCGTTGGCGTCGGCGAAGACATGGCCGCCATGGTGCAGCACGACCTCGCCGACATGGCCGCGGACGTATCGCGGTGAGCGGGTGTGGCCCGCCGGGTTGATGTTCAGCGCCCGGACCCTGTCGCCAATGGCGAAGGCGGCGGGCCGCCCGGCGTCCAGCGACGCGGGGCCGCCCTTGTCGAAGACCCGGTCCACCGTGCCGGCCTTCAGGAGGCGGTACTCGTCCCGCGCAACCTTCCGCTCCGGGCGGCCGCTGGTCAGTTCCGCTTCGGTGATCAGGCCCTTCTCGACCATCTGCCGGCCGACGGCGTCGAGCCATTTCTCGTAATAGCCGGCGCGGAGGTAGTCGGCGGGGTTCATGCGCTCGCGGGCGTGACGGGCCTCGTCGATGGACCACTCGCCCAGGAAACCGGCGGCAAGCGTCAGGGCGAAGACGCGCCGCTCCCAGGGCTCGTGAAACAGGGGCTCCTCCGCCTCCGGCTCCGGCGCGATGGGCCCGAAGCCCTGCATCCCGCCCATGTCATGGACGCCGTTCATCGCCCCGCCTCTGGGCTTCGCGCCTTCTCGACGCCGATCATGGAGTTCCGCGTGACCAGTTTCTCAAGTTCGTCCGTCCCCCAGCCCTCGGCGCCGGCGGGCCGCTCGGGGATGACGAGATAGCGGACTTCCGAAGTGGAATCCCAGACGTCGATCTCGACGTCGTCGGCCAGTTCCGTTCCGAACTCGGCCAGCACGCCGCGCGGATCGATCACGGCGCGGCTGCGGTAGGGCGATGACTTGTACCAGGCCGGCGGCAGGCCGAGCACCGGCCACGGATAGCAGGAGCAGAGCGTGCAGACGACGAGGTTGTGGCGCTTGGGGCCGTTCCAGACGGCGACCATGTGTTCGCCCTGGCGGCCGGTGAAACCCATCGAGGAAATCGCCGCCGTGGCGTCGTCCCGCAGGGCGTCGGCGAAGGCCGGATCGGTCCAGGCGCGGGCGACGACCTTCGCGCCATTGCGCGGTCCGACGCGGTGCTCGTAGCGCTCGATGATTTCCTCGAGCGCCTGCGGGTCGACAAGTCCCTTCTCGACCAGCAGCGATTCCAGCGCCTTCGTGCGCAGCGCCAGATCGTGCGGCGGATCGGTATGGTCGTCGTCGTGGTGGTGGCCGTCATGCGCCATGGTGGTCTCCCCATCGGACCTGATCGGGACAAGCTTGCCATGCGGCGCCGCCGCTGTCAGCGTCCCGGTCGGTTGCCCGGACAGGTTATACTGGCGGCCTTGCCAGTCTTGAAGGAGCGGCGCGATGGACATTCTCGACCTCTGGCCAAGACTTCGGCGCGACTGGCGCGGTCCGGTCGCCGCACTTGCCGGTGCGGTGCTGGTGCTGGTCTTCGCCGCCCCGGGACTGGGTTTCCTGCTGGCCGTGTTGCTGGCCGGCGCGCTCGCCATGGGGCGCGATCCGGTGCGCGCTGCGCCAGACAGTCCAGCGGCGGTGCTCGCGCCCGTGGACGGGCGGGTGACGGCGGTGGAGCGCGCGGCCCCGCCGGCGTCCATGGGATTTGGCGAGGATGCCCGGCTTTGCGTGACCGTGGCGAGGGGCCCGCTGGATTCGGCGGCGCTGCGCCAGCCGGCGGACGGGTCAGTCCGCCGCGCGGGCGAGTTCGGCTGCATCATCTCCAACGAGGGGCAGGCGGATGTCGGGTTGCTGCTGGCGCCGGCGCAGTGGTCCATGCTGACGCGCCTGCGCACCGGTCGCGTGGGCGCCGCCGGCGACAGCCTGGGCGCGATGGGCCCGTTGGGTCAGGTGAAGGTCTATCTGGAGCCCGGCGTCGAAATCGCGGTCCGCCGCGGCCAGACCGTCATCGCGGGCGAGACGGCGCTGACGCGGTAGGCGGTGAAGCGGCACCGGATTCCTCGGGCTCGACCCGAGGATCCGTGAACCGGAAACGCCACGCCCACAGGCCCTCGGATCAGGTCCGAGGGCATCAGCCGACCGTCCTCACGGTCGCATCCACATCCTAGCCCGGCCCGGCCGGAGGGTCGGCGCGACCATGTTGGTGAACTCGCAGAGCAGCGGCCGCGTCTCGCGGGGATCGACCATTTCCTCGATGGCGAAGGTCTCCGCGGTCCGGAAGGGGCTGCGCAGCTTTTCCAGCCGTTCGTTGATCTCGGCCAGCTTGGCGTCCTCGTCCTCGGCCGCGTCCAGCTCGGCGCGGTAGGCCGCCTCGATGCCGCCGGACAGCGGCAGCGAACCCCACCGGGCCGACAGCCAGGCGAAGCGGTAGTGGAAGCGGCTGGAGGGCGCATGCGCACCGCCGGCGACGCCGAAGGCGCTGCGGACGATCACCGAGCACCAGGGCGTGGTCGTCTGTTCGATGGCCGCCATGGCGCGGACGCCGAGGCGGATGGTGGCGTTGCGCTCGGCCTCCAGGCCGACCTGGAAACCGGGACAATCGCAGAGATAGACCACCGGCAGGTGGAAGGTCTCCGCCAGGTCCACCATGCGTATGACCTTCTGGCAGGCGTCGGAGGTCCAGACGCCGCCGTAATGGAACGGGTCGGAAGCCAGCAGGACGACCGGCCAGCCGTCGAAACGGGCCAGTCCGGCGATCACGGAGCGGCCGAACAGCGGCGCGATCTCGAAGAAGCTGTTCTGATCCGCCACCAGCTCGATGATCTTCCGCATCTTGTAGACCTTGCGGATGTCGCGCGGCACGAGGGAGAACAGCTTCTCCTCGCGGCGGTCGACCGGATCGGCGCATTCGGTCCTGGGTGGCAGCTCGTCAATGGAGTTCGGCATGTAGGACAGGAACTGCCGGGCCTGCTCGAAGGCGTCCTCCTCGTCGTCGGCCGCGTTGTCGACGCCGCCCGCCGGGAGCTGGATCTGCCAGCCGCCGAGCTCCTGCTTGGTCAGGTCCTCGCCGATACCCTTCACCACCGGGGGACCGGCGACGAACATGGCCGACTGCTCCTTGACCATGACCGAGAAATGGGTCGCGGCCAGCCGAGCGGCGCCCAGCCCCGCGACCGAGCCGAGACCCAGGCCGACGGTCGGGATCTCGCCCATGTTGATCATGAGCTGCTCGGAGCCGAAGGACTGGCCCTGGCCGCCGGGCAGGTTGGCGTGGCCCTTGGTCTCGATGGTTTTCACCGAGCCGCCGCCGCCCGAACCCTCGATCAGGCGGATGATCGGGATGCGCAGGTCGCGCGCCATCTCTTCCGGATAGAGCGCCTTCGACTTGTTGGTCGCGTCGGCCGAACCACCGCGCACGGTGAAGTCGTCGCCCGAGATCACGACGGGACGGCCGTTCACCTGGCCGCGGCCCATGACCGAGTTGTTGGGCAGCAGATGCACCAGACGGCCGTTCTCGTCGTACTGGCCGACGCCCGTCAGGCGGCCGATCTCCCGGAAGCTGCCGGGGTCGAGCAGTTTCCCGATGCGCTCCCGGACCGTCAGCCGGCCGCCGGCGTGCTGGCGGGCCACCTTGTCGGGACCGCCCATGCCGCCGGTCATCTCCTCGCGGAGATGGAGTTCGTCGAGTTCCGGCGTCCAGTCCTTCGGCGCCGGCTTGTTGTCGGGGTTCGTCGTGTCAGGCATGTCCACCACGCAGCAGGTTTCCAGGAAGGGGACCGTTCGGGTCCACGGCGTCGGCATTGTCCTGCCGGATTAGGGTGCCGTTGACAATCACGGCGTCGATGCCGTCGGCCTCCGAGATCAGCCGGTCGGCGCCGGCCGGGAAATCCCAGACACGCTGGACGGGTCCGCAGCCCACGGTCTCGGGATCGAAGATCACGATGTCCGCGGGCCGGCCTTCGGCCAGTGTGCCCCGGTCGGTGATGCCGAAGACCTCGGCCGGGCGGCTGGTCAGCATGCGCACGGCTTCCTCGATGGAGAAGACCTTCTTCTCCCGCACCCAGCGGCCGAGCAGGTGCGTCGGCAGGCAGGCGTCGCAGAGCTGGCTGGCGTGCGCCCCGGCGTCGGAGAGGCCGATCACCGTGTTGCCGTCCTTCAGCAGCGGCTCGACCTCGTCCTCGAAATGGTTCGCCACCGGCATGCGGAAGCGCGCCTCCAGGTCGGTCGCCAGCGAGATGTCGAGCATGAAATCGGTCGGATGCTTGCCGGCCTGGGCGGCGGCATCCGCCAGGGTCATCTCCGCCAGCTCGGGATGGCCCGGGACGTCGGCGATGATGGTCATGTCGAAGCTGCGCTGGAAGCCGGGACGGATATTGCCCGACAGCTTGTGGCGGAACGCGTCGCGGAAGTCGGCATCGGCGTAGAGGCGCTTCTTCTCGTCGAAGCTGGCGCCGCGCACCGGCTTGAAGACCGAGACAGGCTCGAAGATGAAGGGCGCCTTCATCTGGATCTCGAACATCAGGGCCCGCGGCGTGACCTGGGGCACGATGTCGAGGCCCTGTTTCTTCAGCTCCCGGGTGCGCTCGAGATGCTCTTCCGCCGTGCCGTCGGCGAGTTGCGTACCCGCCAGCATGGCGGTCCAGGTCACGGGGCGGCCCGTCTGGCGCGCAATCCGCTCGAATTCCGGGATGAACAGCTCACGGCCGATGGTGGCCTGCAGAATGCCCTTGTCCTTTTCGCCCAGCACGCCGGCCAGGGTCTCGATCTCATGCATGGAGGCGAGGCGGCTCGGCACCGGCCGGCCGGCATAGCCCGTATGGGTCACGGCCTTGGAAGTGGCGAAGCCGATGGCGCCGGCGTCCAACGCCTCCTCGACGAGGCGCTTCATTTCGGCCAGTTCGTCGGCGTTGGCTTCGCGTTCCGTCGCTTCCTCGCCCATGACGTAGAGCCGGAGCGGCGTGTGGCCGCAGAAGACGCTGATGTTGATGGCCGTGCCCAGCTTCTCCAGCGCATCAAGATACTCCGGAAAGCTCTCGAAGCCCCAGTCGCCCAGACCGCTTGTCAGCGCGGCCACGCTCATGCCCTCGACGTTCTCCAGCGTGCGCATGATCAGGTCGCGGTGCTCGCGCCGCGTCGGCGCAACGGCGAAGCCGCAATTGCCCATCACGGCCGTGGTGACGCCGTGCCAGGGCGAGATCGACAGCATCCGGTCCCAGACCACCTGCGCGTCGTAGTGGGTGTGGATGTCGACGAAGCCCGGCGCGACGACATGGCCCTTCGCGTCGATGGTGCGCTCGGCGTCG
Proteins encoded:
- a CDS encoding nitrile hydratase subunit alpha; its protein translation is MAHDGHHHDDDHTDPPHDLALRTKALESLLVEKGLVDPQALEEIIERYEHRVGPRNGAKVVARAWTDPAFADALRDDATAAISSMGFTGRQGEHMVAVWNGPKRHNLVVCTLCSCYPWPVLGLPPAWYKSSPYRSRAVIDPRGVLAEFGTELADDVEIDVWDSTSEVRYLVIPERPAGAEGWGTDELEKLVTRNSMIGVEKARSPEAGR
- a CDS encoding nitrile hydratase accessory protein, with protein sequence MSAPADLPGLPRDADGPVFAEPWEAEAFALTVRLHEQGHFTWAEWAATLSAEIDRARTAGDADRGDTYYRHWLAALERLCAEKGLAGAAQLDERRDAWRQAYLATPHGRPVELKRG
- a CDS encoding nitrile hydratase subunit beta, with translation MNGVHDMGGMQGFGPIAPEPEAEEPLFHEPWERRVFALTLAAGFLGEWSIDEARHARERMNPADYLRAGYYEKWLDAVGRQMVEKGLITEAELTSGRPERKVARDEYRLLKAGTVDRVFDKGGPASLDAGRPAAFAIGDRVRALNINPAGHTRSPRYVRGHVGEVVLHHGGHVFADANAHGERRGEHLYTVRFDAKEIWGPDAFGGAVMVDLWEPHLETA
- a CDS encoding methylmalonyl-CoA carboxyltransferase codes for the protein MPDTTNPDNKPAPKDWTPELDELHLREEMTGGMGGPDKVARQHAGGRLTVRERIGKLLDPGSFREIGRLTGVGQYDENGRLVHLLPNNSVMGRGQVNGRPVVISGDDFTVRGGSADATNKSKALYPEEMARDLRIPIIRLIEGSGGGGSVKTIETKGHANLPGGQGQSFGSEQLMINMGEIPTVGLGLGSVAGLGAARLAATHFSVMVKEQSAMFVAGPPVVKGIGEDLTKQELGGWQIQLPAGGVDNAADDEEDAFEQARQFLSYMPNSIDELPPRTECADPVDRREEKLFSLVPRDIRKVYKMRKIIELVADQNSFFEIAPLFGRSVIAGLARFDGWPVVLLASDPFHYGGVWTSDACQKVIRMVDLAETFHLPVVYLCDCPGFQVGLEAERNATIRLGVRAMAAIEQTTTPWCSVIVRSAFGVAGGAHAPSSRFHYRFAWLSARWGSLPLSGGIEAAYRAELDAAEDEDAKLAEINERLEKLRSPFRTAETFAIEEMVDPRETRPLLCEFTNMVAPTLRPGRARMWMRP